GACAAGGATGTCGACGGCTTTCACCCTGTAAATGTTGGTAAAATGACCCTCGACCTTCCCTCCTTTTTACCTGCTACTCCTTATGGGATACTTGAACTTTTAGAAAGGTATGAAGTGGAAACTTCCGGTAAGAACGTTGTAGTTATAGGCAGAAGCCACATCGTAGGAAGACCCATGAGCATTTTGCTGAGTCAAAAGCGAAAGGTGGGTAATGCAACGGTAACCATAGCTCATAGCCAAACAAAGAATCTGGCCGCATTGACAAGAGAAGCAGATATTGTTGTAGCTGCATTGGGAATTGCTGAATTTCTAACAGGAGACATGGTTAAAGAAGGAGCCACAATCATTGATGTGGGAATCACAAGGGTACCGGATGAAACTCGAAAAAGAGGTTACAGGCTTGCCGGGGATGTTGATTTCGATTCCGTTAGTAAAAAAGCGGGTTATATCACACCTGTGCCCGGTGGCGTTGGACCCATGACAATTGCCATGCTGCTAAAAAATACGCTTCAGGCCTGTAAAAATAATTAGAAATAAGAAGCCTAATCCTCTTCTCTATTTGCTTTATCCAGCTCAAATGGAGGTGTACAGATGGCGATATATTCACAGGGCTCATCAAATGGATTGGCATACTGAATGCGACTTCCCTTATTTATCTTTATAGATTCTCCGGGTCCCAGAATGAGTTCATCACCATCGATGATGAATCTCTTTTTACCCTTGATGACATAGGTTATCTCATCAAAATCAGGAGTTTGAAAGGGTTCACTCCATCCCGGTGGCGCAATCATATGAGCCAGGCTCAGGTCAGCCTTGATACTGGCCATGCCAAAATGTTCTTCAATCAGTTTTCCATCATTTGTGGGAACTACAAAGGGGCTTTTCTGAACTTTATAATTTTTCATTCGCTGCCTTTTTTACACTCTCGGAAATTTCAATACCATCGTTTAACGCAGGATCTGAAACAGGGCTTCCATAACTCCTTTCTATAGGTAACAGACCAGCCCAGATATCAAGCTCATAATCCTTTGTATCATCACCGACTCCTTCATTTCTGATCTTTGCCGAACCCTCCTGAATCTTAAATTTTAAAACCTTGGTCACGTTCAACTCTTTGGAATTAGGTTTTCTAACCTCCTCCCATCTGTCGGCCAGTACCTGATTTGAAATAATTTGTAAGGCTTCTGATTTTTCTTTGTCATCCTCCACAAGAAATGCCTGTCCAAAAAGTGTCACCGATTCATAATTCAAAGAATGGTGAAAAGCCGATCTCGCCAAAACCAGTGCATTGGTCCTTGTAACATTTATTGAAAGACGAACTCCCTCTTCCATGGATTGAAGCATTCTGCTCACATTGGCTCCATGAAAATACAAAGTATCTTCTTTTCTTCCATAAATAGTTGGGATGACCACGGGATGGTCTTCATGAACAAAACCGATCTGACAGATAAATTCTTTATCCAGTATACTATAGATGATTTTATTGTCATAGGAACCTCTTTTAGGAATCCTTTTGACTTTAGAGCGGTCAGTTTTCATGATTATGTTTATTGAAGAATAATATTCTATTCTATTCGAACCAAAGGCTGATAAATTTGATGTTGGCCTCATCAGGTATCTGATCCTGTCTTATTTCACTCATATCAAATTCATCCAGATTCAGATCTTCCTTATTTAAGGAAATCGTTGCATTAATTTCATCGATGAATAATATTGCTGAACTAAAAGAGGGCTCAATCTTATCAATGCTGTAATTTTCAGCCACATCTCCAAACGAGGAAGTCGTGGAAATACCTTTTTCAGTAATGTAATTACCACTGTAAAT
This DNA window, taken from Lutimonas zeaxanthinifaciens, encodes the following:
- the folD gene encoding bifunctional methylenetetrahydrofolate dehydrogenase/methenyltetrahydrofolate cyclohydrolase FolD, which encodes MILLDGKKTSDDIKNEIAEEVKSRKAAGLKTPHLAAIIVGTDGASMTYVNSKVKSCQKVGFNSTLIDLPEDTTEEQLLHEIQELNNDKDIDGFIVQLPLPKQIDEQKVLMAVDPDKDVDGFHPVNVGKMTLDLPSFLPATPYGILELLERYEVETSGKNVVVIGRSHIVGRPMSILLSQKRKVGNATVTIAHSQTKNLAALTREADIVVAALGIAEFLTGDMVKEGATIIDVGITRVPDETRKRGYRLAGDVDFDSVSKKAGYITPVPGGVGPMTIAMLLKNTLQACKNN
- a CDS encoding cupin domain-containing protein; this translates as MKNYKVQKSPFVVPTNDGKLIEEHFGMASIKADLSLAHMIAPPGWSEPFQTPDFDEITYVIKGKKRFIIDGDELILGPGESIKINKGSRIQYANPFDEPCEYIAICTPPFELDKANREED
- a CDS encoding pyridoxamine 5'-phosphate oxidase family protein — protein: MKTDRSKVKRIPKRGSYDNKIIYSILDKEFICQIGFVHEDHPVVIPTIYGRKEDTLYFHGANVSRMLQSMEEGVRLSINVTRTNALVLARSAFHHSLNYESVTLFGQAFLVEDDKEKSEALQIISNQVLADRWEEVRKPNSKELNVTKVLKFKIQEGSAKIRNEGVGDDTKDYELDIWAGLLPIERSYGSPVSDPALNDGIEISESVKKAANEKL